A stretch of DNA from Bradyrhizobium algeriense:
AGAATGGTGCCGGATTTCAGCGCCGCGACCAGCGCCGGCTCGTCGACGACGGAGCCGCGCGCGACGTTGATCAGGACGCCACGCGGACCGAGCGCCTTCAACACGTCGGCATTGATCATCTTGGCGGTGGATGCGCCGCCGGGCACGATCACGATCAGCGTGTCCACCGCCTCCGCCATTTCCATCAGGTCGGGATAGTGCTTGTAAGACACGGCCGAAGACGGATTGCGCGAGTGATAGGACACCGGGACGAGCGAGGCTTCGAGCCGGCGCCCGATCGCCTGGCCGATGCGACCCATGCCGACGATGCCGACCTTGCGGTCACGCAGCGAACCGACGCTCAGGGGATAGTTCTGGGTCTGCCACAGGCCGGAGCGCAGGTAGCGGTCGGCCTTGACGAACTCGCGCAGGGTAGAAATCAGGAGCCCCATGGCGACGTCGGCGACCTCTTCGGTCAGCACATCGGGCGTGTTGGTGACGACGATATTGTGTTCGCGCGCATAAGCGGAATCGACATGGTCGTAGCCGACGCCGAAGCTCGCGATGATTTCGAGCCTCGGAAATTGCGACAGCGCCTTCGCATCGGCCGGCACCATGTGATAGGTCACCGCCATGCCGCGGATCTTCGCTATCGTTTCGGGCGTCAACCGCTCGAGGTCGGCGCGGCTCTCCGCCATATGCAGGACGTACTGATCCGAAAAGCCGTTTTCCAGGATCGGCCGGACGGGCCCGTAGATCAGGAGATCGACCTTTTCGGACGAAACATTCGCGGCAGCCATCAATTTTCCTTTCCAAGCGCGCTCTCATGCCAGCGCCGTAATACCAGATGCGAAACTAGCGCCAGCAGCCCATAGATGACAATCCCGGCGACCGACAGCAACAGCAACGCCGCGAACATTCGGGGAATGTTGAGGCGATAACCGGATTCGGCGATCCGGAAGGCCAGCCCGGAGCCGGCGCCCGCGGTGCCCGCCGCGATTTCGGCGACCACGGCGCCGATCAGCGACAGGCCACCCGCGATCCGCAAGCCGCCGAGAATATACGGCAGAGCCGCCGGCAATTTCAGGTACCGCAGCGTCTGCAGCCGCGACGCGCCGTAGAGTTGAAACAGCCCGGCCAGATTGCGGTCCACCGAATTCAGCCCAAGCGTGGTGTTGGACAGGACCGGAAAGAAACCGACGATCCAGGCGCAGACGATCACTGCCGTTTGCTGCGGCAGATAGATCAGCAATAACGGCGCAATTGCGATGACGGGCGTGACCTGCAGAATCACGGCATAGGGAAACAGCGAATATTCCAGCCATTTCGATTGATTGAACAACAGCGCCAGCGCGACGCCGCCGACGGCGGCGGCGACAAAACCTTCCAGCGTGGTGAGCAGGGTGACGCCGAGCGATTCCGACAGCACCTGCCAGTCGCCGACCAGCGTCCAAAACACGACATAAGGGCTCGGCAGCACATAAGGCTGGATGTCGTTGACGCGTACCACAAGTTCCCAAAAGCCCAGGCCCGCGGCGAGCACGGCGATGGGCAGCAGCATCCGGCCGATATTCTGGAAGGCGCTCATGCGCTGGGCTGCCCGGAATATGAAGGCGCGAGCGCGCTGGAGACTTCGCGGCAATAGCCGGCATATTCGGCCGAGGTGCGGAACTCCTCCCCGCGCGGCTCCACGGTGGCGATGCGAAACTCGCTTGCCAGGCGGCCCGGCCGCGCCGTCATCACGGTCACCCGCTGCGACAGATAGACCGACTCGAACACCGAATGGGTGACGAAGATGATGGTCTTGTGCAGCTTGCGCCACAGATCAAGCAGATCGTTGTTGAGCCGGAAGCGCGTGATCTCGTCGAGCGCCGCGAACGGCTCGTCCAGCAGCAGAATATCCGGATCGGTGACGAGCGCACGCGCCAGCGAGACCCGCATCTTCATGCCGCCGGACAGTTCACGGGGATAGGCATCGGAAAATTCGGCAAGACCGACCTGCGCCAGCGCCGCCTCGATGCGGCTGTCGGCCTCAGCCGCCGGCGCATGCGAAAGTTTCAGCGGCAGGCGAACGTTTTCGCGCACGCTTGCCCACGGCATCAGCGTCGGCTCTTGAAACACGAAACCGATGGGATGCCGCCCGTCCGCCCGGCTGGCGCGATGGGAAACATTCACCGTGCCTGCGCTCGGCGCGCTGAGCCCCGCGATCAGCCGCAGCGCGGTCGATTTTCCGCAGCCGGAAGGCCCGAGCAACGAGACGAATTCGCCTTTTGTGACATCGAGATCGAGCGGCCCGAGCGCGGTCACGCCATTGTCATAGATCTTGGTAACGGCGCGCAGACGCACGGCAAGGCCGGCCGCATCGATATCCTTCTCGGACAAAGCGGGCTCGGCCATCCCGCGTCAGTTCTTCGGCCGCAGATCGACACCGACGCCCTTGTTGACGAAGCGCAACGTGTAGGCCTGGCGGTAATCGATATCGCGGCGAACCACGCCGGCCCGCACCATCTTGTCGAAGAAGTTCGCCACCCGCGCGTCGGTCATGGCGCCGATGCCGTCGCGCAAGGTATCGCCGGAATCGACGATGCCGTATTCCTTCATCTTGGTGACGGAATAGCCGAGCAATTCGTCGGTCATTTCCGGGTTCATCTTCTTGATCATCGCATTGCCGGCCGAATTGTCGCCGTAGAGATAATTGTACCAGCCGATCGCGGAAGCATCGACGAAGCGCTGCACGAGGTCGGGCTTCTTGTCGACGATCTCGCGGCGGGTCTCGATCAGGGTCGAATAGGCGTTGAAGCCGTGATCGGCGAGCAGGATCACGCCCGGCTTGAAGCCGGCCGCCTTCTCGACGGCATAGGGCTCGGAGGTGACATAGCCCTGCATCGCGCTCTGCTTGTTCACGATGAAGGGCTGCGAATTAAAGGTGTAGGGTTTCACCTTGCTCTCGCTGAAGCCGTATTCGGATTTCAGCCACTGGAAGTAGCTCGCGACGCCTTCCTTGGACACGAATAGCGTGAGCGGCTTGAGATCTTCGAGCTTGGTGAATTTGGTTTCCGGGTGGGTCAGGAAAACCTGCGGATCCTTCTGGAAGATGGCAGCGACCGCGACCACCGGTACGTTGTTGGTAACCGCATCGAACGATTGCAGCGTGTTCGCGGTCATGAAGAAGTCGATTTTGCCGGCGGTCAGCAGGATGCGATTGTTGGTGTTGGGACCGCCCGGCACGATGGTGACGTCGAGGCCGTATTTCTTGTAGGTGCCGTCGGCAACCGCCTGGAAGAAGCCACCATGCTCAGCCTCCGCCACCCAGTTGGTTCCGAATGACACCTTGTCGAGGGTTTCCGCGCGCGCAGGCATCTCTGCCGCAGCCAGCGCCAGAAGGCCTACGGTTAACGCTCGCGGCAAAAAGGCAGGGTTCATGGTTGGACTCCGTCGATCGTTCTGGCCCATGATGGGAGGCAATGGACGTGGATCACGTCCCCGGGGAGCTATCCAGGGTGCGGATAACGTCCCCGGAATATCTAACAAACTACCTCGCAAATTCATCCAAAGAAACGCTTCGCTCGATGGCTTCAACTGTTCCGCCCCACGACTGGACCGAGATCCGCTGGCCCGGCATCGCAAGCGCCGACGCCGCGCGCTGGATCGCGGTGCTGCCGCTGGCGGCGACCGAACAGCACGGCCCGCATTTGCCGCTGGAAACCGACGTCCTGATCGGCGAGGCCTATCTGGCGCGGGTGCGCGAGCTGTTGCCTGTCGCGCTTCCCGTCACCTTTCTGCCACTGCAGCCGGTCGGCATTTCCACCGAACATATCGATTACCCGGGCACGCTGACGCTGCCGACCGACGTCGCGTTGAAGGAATGGATGGCAATCGGTGAAAGTGTCGCGCGATCCGGAATCCGGAAGCTCGTGATCGTGACCAGCCATGGCGGCAACAGCGCGGCGATGTCGCTGGTGGCGCAGGATCTGCGCGCGCATCACGGACTTCTCGTGGTGACCACGAGCTGGTCGCGCTTTGGTGCGCCGGATGGACTGTTTTCCGCGGAAGAAATCCGTCACGGCATCCATGGCGGCGCGGTCGAGACATCGATCATGCTGGCGCGCTATCCGCACACCGTGCGGCGAGAGGCGATCGCCGATTTTCGTCCCGCCAGCATCGCGATGGAGAAAAAATTTCGTTGGCTCTCGGCGCATCGGCCGGTGCCCTTCGCATGGCAGACGCAGGACCTGCATGAAAGCGGCGCGGTCGGCGACGCCACCAAGGCCTCCGCGGAGAAAGGCGAACAACTGCTCGATCACGGCGCGCGCGCGTTCTGTGAATTGCTCGACGATGTCGACAAATTCGATCCGGAATTGTTTCTTCGGAAACCATGAAATCGGGATTTTCTTCCCCTAACCGCCTGAAATACCAAAGAAATAATTGACGAAACCATATTTCCAGGCGCGTTTTCGAACCGCTTTCCAGCACGCTCCGTCCAACTGGGCATGCGGACCACAATGGCCGCTCAACACAGGATGGAGATTTCCATGTCGATCAAGACCAAGTTCACCGCTCTCGCCCTCGCTACCGTTGCCGTTACCAGCATGGCTTCCACGCAGGCTCAGGCCAAGCCGCTGCACTGGGGTGTCGGCGCCGGCCTCGTTGGCGCAGCTATCGTCGGCACTGCGATCGCCGCTTCAGGCCCCGGCTACTACTACGACGGCTATCGCCGCTGCGGCTGGGTTCGCCAGTTCGACGCTTTCGGCAATTACATCGGCCGCGTCCGGACCTGCGGTTACTGATTTCTGCGGCTGACTTGGTTTCTGTTTGAGAAGCGACTTTCTTCAAGCAAGCCATTTCAAGACCTGACAACGCTTCCTCTTGTTTGACGCGTTTTCTTCACGCGAACCGGAATACCACTTCGCTCGAAAACGCTTCTGTCGTGGATTTGCGTCCAGCACGGGCGCCTCATCCACCCCCGTGCTGAACCCGACCCGCCCGGTTGTCCCCCCGGGCGGGTCACCCTTTTTGGGATGCAGGCTGGCAGTCAGAGCCCGGCCCGTCGCGATGTGTCAGCGATGTCTCCGAACACCCGTCAGCGATCTGTCCGAACGGTAGCTGCGATGACGCACTGGGCCAATGTTGCAGCAACGTCACGCAGGCGTGTCATCGAATCGTAGTTGCCGGTCCTCTTCTTGCTATTGCGAATTACTCGCAATAAAGATCGGCCAGAATGCGGATAGTTCCGGTCTGGTGCTGACCGGGGGCACGGTGGGAATGGGATAGGGGCGACGGGGTTGATGACTTCAATTGTTGGGTGGCGGCAGGCATTCGAATCTGCAGTGATGGCAGGCAGCGACAGCATGGGTCGCATCAGGAATGTCTAAACTGTGAACCGCAACCGCCGATCCCTGGAACATGCGCTGGCTGGCGTCGCGTTCGGCGCGCTGGCGCTCGGCAGCCAGGCGATGGCAGCCGACATGCCGCTCAAGGCGCCGCATCTTCGTCCGGCGTTCGACTGGAGCGGCTTCTATCTCGGCGGCCATGTCGGCTACGGCGGCGGCAGCTTCGGTCCCGGTACCAATCCGCTGCCGCTGCAAGGCGTGTTCTTTCCCCACAGCATCACGGGTCTGATCGGCGGCTATCAGGCGGGTTACAATTTTCAGCTCCCGAACAATCTGGTGTTGGGCGCCGAGGCCGATGTTTCGTTCCTGAGCACGCTTGATCGTCCAAGGCTTGATCATCCAAGGCTTGCGCCGGCCCCTTTCAACACCAGCTTCGACTACATTGCCACGGTCCGGGGACGCGTCGGATACGCATTCGGAACGCTGCTGCCCTATGTGACCGGCGGCGTCGCCTGGGCCCGAACCCGCGTCGACGTCAATGATGTCGACGGCAGCCTGTTATCCGAGCGGGGGCACGCACCTCTTGGCTGGACCGCAGGTATTGGCATCGAATATGCCGCCGATGCCAAATGGAGCGCAAAAGTCGAATATGGCTACATCGATCTGGGAGCCCGAACCTACGGACTTGCGGATGTATCGCTGCCGGACGTCGCCATCGACCCGAAGGTCCACACCGTCAAGCTCGGATTGAACTACAGGATCTGGGACGGGCCGGGTTCCGCGACATCAGGCGATTATGTCATCAAGCCGCCCACCCCTCCCGCATCCAGGGACTGGAACGTTCACGCCCAGACGACCCTCATATCGCAGGGCTATCCGAGCTTCCGCTCGCCGTATCAAGGGTCCAATAGCTTGCCCGGCGCCGGACGCGTGCGAGAGACCTGGACGGTCGGAGCCTTCCTCGGATGGCGGTTGTGGGATGGCGGAGAGTTCTATTTTGGTCCGGAGCTTGCGCAAGGTTTTGGAATCGGCGGCACATTAGGCTTGGCAGGGTTTTCAAACGGCGAAGCGCAAAAAGGCGGCGCCGAATATCCGAGATTCCGCGCACAGCGCTATTTCTTCCGGCAGACTTTCGGGCTGGGAGGCGAACAGGAAGAGGTGGCCGATGCGGCCAATCAGTTGCCGGGCAAACGCGACATCGACCGGGTTACAGTAACGGTCGGGCGATTTGCCGTCGGCGATTTCTTTGACGGCAATTCCTACGCAAAAGATCCGCGCGTCGATTTCATGAACTGGTCAATGTGGGCGTCGGCGGCCTATGACTTTCCGGCCGACCTTCCCGGATTTACCCGCGGCGCCGTGGTCGAACTCAATCGCAAGGATTGGGCCGTGCGCGCGGGCCTGTTTCAGGTGCCCTCTGCTCCCAACAGCGATGTCCTCACCTTCAAGACCGGCGGAGCTGTTGTCGAATTCGAGGAACGTCATACCGTGTTCGACCAGCCCGGCAAACTGCGGCTCGGCATCTTCGCCAATCGCGGCAATACCGGCAACTACCGCAACGCGCTGGCGATCAGCGCCGCAGACCCGGCACTCGATATCAACAACGTCATGTCAGACATCCAGCGCCAAAATTTCAAATACGGATTTTACGTCAACGCCGAACAACAGCTCATGAAGGATGTCGGCCTGTTCGCCCGTGCGAGCTGGAACGACGGCCGGAACCAAATCCTGTCCTTTACCGACATCGACCGCAGCGTCGCGGCAGGCCTGTCGGTCAAGGGCAGCTATTGGGGACGGCCGAGCGATACATTCGGTTTGGGCGGCGCAATCAACGGACTTTCCGGCGGGCACCGCGATTTCCTGGCGGCCGGCGGCCTCGGCCTGTTGATCGGCGACGGCCGTCTCAACTACAGCAACGAACGAATCCTCGAGACCTACTACGCCTACGCGATCGACAAGAACTTCACCCTCACCGCCGATTACCAGTTGATCACCAACCCCGCCTATAACGCCGACCGCGGCCCGGTCCACGTCTTCTCCGGCCGCTTCCACGGCGAGTTCTAACCGACGTCCCTGCGAAGGCGGTGACATGTAGCCCGGATGGAGCGCAGCGCATCCGGGTAAGCCTGTCCGCAGGCGAGACGTGCCCAGATTGCGCTTCGCTCCATCCGGGCTACGCGGTCGTATTCGCGCCTCACCCCACCGGCTGGAAAGAATCCGCGCGTGCCATCGCCCAGGCGTCGCGGAAGCGCGGATCGTTGGTGCCTTCGATCAGCTCGCCCGGCCGCAGCGACGGATAGAGTTTCGCGAATGACAATGTGTCGTTCGTGGAGGATCGCTGCGTGAAGTGGATCGGCCGTAATTGCTGCGGATGTTCGAGGCCGGCTGCGGCGATAAGCTCGGATAGGGCGTGCAGGGTGGCGTGATGATAGCTGTAGACCCGCTCGATCTTGAGCGGCACCACCAGCGCGCGGGCGCGGAGCGGATCCTGGGTGCTCACGCCCGTCGGGCATCGATCGGTATGGCAGCTCAGCGACTGGATGCAGCCGAGAGCGAACATGAACCCGCGCGCAGAATTGCACCAGTCGGCGCCGATCGCCATCGCGCGCGCCATGTCGAAGGCGGTCGCGATCTTGCCAGCGGCGCCGATCTTGACGCGGTCGCGCGCATTGATGCCGATCAGTGCATTATGGACGAAATTGACGCCCTCCCGCATCGGCATGCCCAGATGGTCCATGAATTCCAGCGGCGCAGCGCCGGTGCCGCCTTCATTGCCGTCGACGACGATGAAATCAGGATATATCCCGGTCTGCAGCATCGCCTTGCAGATTGCCAGGAATTCCCAGGGATGACCGACGCACAGCTTGAACCCGGCGGGCTTGCCGCCGGATAATCGTCGCATCTCGCCGATGAAGGCCATCATTTCCAGCGGCGTCGAGAACGCGCTGTGCGTGGCCGGCGAAATGCAATCCTCGCCCATGGCGACACCGCGAATTTTGGAGATCTCTTCAGAGACTTTGGCCGCCGGAAGGACCCCGCCATGTCCGGGCTTGGCGCCCTGGCTGACCTTCAGTTCGACCATCTTGATCTGATCGTCGCTGGCGACGCGGGCAAATTCCTCCGGGTTGAACGAGCCGTCGCGGTTGCGGCAGCCGAAATAACCCGAGCCGATTTCCCAGATGATGTCACCGCCATGTTCGCGGTGATAAGGACTGACGCCGCCCTCGCCTGTGTCATGCGCAAAGCGGCCCTTCTTCGCACCCGCATTCAGCGCCCGCACGGCGTGGGGGCTGAGCGCTCCAAAACTCATCGCGGAGATGTTGAAGACCGAGGCCGAGTATGGCTTGGTGCAATCCGGACCACCGATGGTGACGCGAAATTGCTCGACGGCACGAGCTTTCGGCGCCATCGAATGGTGCATCCATTCATAACCGTCGCGGTAGACGTCCTCCTGGGTGCCGAACGGCCGCTTGTCGAGCACCATCTTGGCGCGCTGATAGACCAAGGCGCGGGTGTCGCGGGAAAACGGCATACCATCCTTCTCGCTCTCGAAGAAGTACTGCCGTATCTCCGGCCGAATTTCCTCGAGCAAGAAGCGGATATGCGCCGAGATCGGATAGTTGCGTAAAACCGCGTGGTTCTTTTGCAGGAGATCGCGAATGCCGAGCAGCGTGAGCGCGCCAAAAATCACGATCGGGAGCAGCAACAGCTCCCACACCTTGATGTTATGGTCGAAAATCCCGATGCCGATCAGCAAGGCGGTGACGACGGCGCAGATCGTCAGAATGATGTAGCGTGGCGAGAACGGCAGCAGCAGTGTTTCCATGGAATCCCTCGGCTGGATTGTCGTGGCGCCGGCGCCAGCTTAGTCCAACCGCCGGAACGAGCGCTACACGATATACGGGGCGATGCTCACGGAAGTGACGTCGGCTAAAAAAATAGTTGGCGGCTTTAATAAACCTGTCGCTTTTGCAGTGCAGCGTAACGGCCCGGGCCGGCCAGTCAGTGGCTGTGCAACCGCATCTCGTGCGGGATCTTGCCCTGCTGCAGGCCGTGCTGGGCCAGCCAGGCGTCGGTGGAGAGAATGGCGCGGTCGATGTGATCGGCGGTTCGCGAGAAATCGTAGGGCGAGCCCACCAGCGGGCAGAGCGGCGGCACCACGAAATACTCGATATCGGACGCAAGCATTTCAAGCTCGGTGACCAGTTGCCGCGCGATCAGGAGCGTGAGCGCGTGCAGCGCGTTGGCGACCGCCCCGACCGGCGGCGCCTGGTTCGCACAGGCGTGCCCGGTCGGCAGAATGATCAGGCGCCTGGCGCCCTTCTTCACGGCGACCTGTATCGGCGTGTTGCTGGAGATCGCGCCGTCGGCGAGATAATGATCCTTGTAGCGGATCGGCGAGAACGCGCCCGGGATCGCGGTGGACGCGACGATCGCCTCCGCCGTGGAGCCCTCCGACAACACCACGCTGTCGCCGGAGACGATGTCGGTGGTGACGATATGCACCGGCAGCTTCGCCTCTTCCA
This window harbors:
- a CDS encoding 2-hydroxyacid dehydrogenase, which codes for MAAANVSSEKVDLLIYGPVRPILENGFSDQYVLHMAESRADLERLTPETIAKIRGMAVTYHMVPADAKALSQFPRLEIIASFGVGYDHVDSAYAREHNIVVTNTPDVLTEEVADVAMGLLISTLREFVKADRYLRSGLWQTQNYPLSVGSLRDRKVGIVGMGRIGQAIGRRLEASLVPVSYHSRNPSSAVSYKHYPDLMEMAEAVDTLIVIVPGGASTAKMINADVLKALGPRGVLINVARGSVVDEPALVAALKSGTILAAGLDVFANEPNVPDELKAMQNVVLLPHIGSASVVTRNAMDQLVVDNLKNWFAGKAPLTPVPETPVKGR
- a CDS encoding ABC transporter permease yields the protein MSAFQNIGRMLLPIAVLAAGLGFWELVVRVNDIQPYVLPSPYVVFWTLVGDWQVLSESLGVTLLTTLEGFVAAAVGGVALALLFNQSKWLEYSLFPYAVILQVTPVIAIAPLLLIYLPQQTAVIVCAWIVGFFPVLSNTTLGLNSVDRNLAGLFQLYGASRLQTLRYLKLPAALPYILGGLRIAGGLSLIGAVVAEIAAGTAGAGSGLAFRIAESGYRLNIPRMFAALLLLSVAGIVIYGLLALVSHLVLRRWHESALGKEN
- a CDS encoding ABC transporter ATP-binding protein, encoding MAEPALSEKDIDAAGLAVRLRAVTKIYDNGVTALGPLDLDVTKGEFVSLLGPSGCGKSTALRLIAGLSAPSAGTVNVSHRASRADGRHPIGFVFQEPTLMPWASVRENVRLPLKLSHAPAAEADSRIEAALAQVGLAEFSDAYPRELSGGMKMRVSLARALVTDPDILLLDEPFAALDEITRFRLNNDLLDLWRKLHKTIIFVTHSVFESVYLSQRVTVMTARPGRLASEFRIATVEPRGEEFRTSAEYAGYCREVSSALAPSYSGQPSA
- a CDS encoding ABC transporter substrate-binding protein; its protein translation is MNPAFLPRALTVGLLALAAAEMPARAETLDKVSFGTNWVAEAEHGGFFQAVADGTYKKYGLDVTIVPGGPNTNNRILLTAGKIDFFMTANTLQSFDAVTNNVPVVAVAAIFQKDPQVFLTHPETKFTKLEDLKPLTLFVSKEGVASYFQWLKSEYGFSESKVKPYTFNSQPFIVNKQSAMQGYVTSEPYAVEKAAGFKPGVILLADHGFNAYSTLIETRREIVDKKPDLVQRFVDASAIGWYNYLYGDNSAGNAMIKKMNPEMTDELLGYSVTKMKEYGIVDSGDTLRDGIGAMTDARVANFFDKMVRAGVVRRDIDYRQAYTLRFVNKGVGVDLRPKN
- a CDS encoding creatininase family protein, with amino-acid sequence MASTVPPHDWTEIRWPGIASADAARWIAVLPLAATEQHGPHLPLETDVLIGEAYLARVRELLPVALPVTFLPLQPVGISTEHIDYPGTLTLPTDVALKEWMAIGESVARSGIRKLVIVTSHGGNSAAMSLVAQDLRAHHGLLVVTTSWSRFGAPDGLFSAEEIRHGIHGGAVETSIMLARYPHTVRREAIADFRPASIAMEKKFRWLSAHRPVPFAWQTQDLHESGAVGDATKASAEKGEQLLDHGARAFCELLDDVDKFDPELFLRKP
- a CDS encoding carbohydrate porin: MNRNRRSLEHALAGVAFGALALGSQAMAADMPLKAPHLRPAFDWSGFYLGGHVGYGGGSFGPGTNPLPLQGVFFPHSITGLIGGYQAGYNFQLPNNLVLGAEADVSFLSTLDRPRLDHPRLAPAPFNTSFDYIATVRGRVGYAFGTLLPYVTGGVAWARTRVDVNDVDGSLLSERGHAPLGWTAGIGIEYAADAKWSAKVEYGYIDLGARTYGLADVSLPDVAIDPKVHTVKLGLNYRIWDGPGSATSGDYVIKPPTPPASRDWNVHAQTTLISQGYPSFRSPYQGSNSLPGAGRVRETWTVGAFLGWRLWDGGEFYFGPELAQGFGIGGTLGLAGFSNGEAQKGGAEYPRFRAQRYFFRQTFGLGGEQEEVADAANQLPGKRDIDRVTVTVGRFAVGDFFDGNSYAKDPRVDFMNWSMWASAAYDFPADLPGFTRGAVVELNRKDWAVRAGLFQVPSAPNSDVLTFKTGGAVVEFEERHTVFDQPGKLRLGIFANRGNTGNYRNALAISAADPALDINNVMSDIQRQNFKYGFYVNAEQQLMKDVGLFARASWNDGRNQILSFTDIDRSVAAGLSVKGSYWGRPSDTFGLGGAINGLSGGHRDFLAAGGLGLLIGDGRLNYSNERILETYYAYAIDKNFTLTADYQLITNPAYNADRGPVHVFSGRFHGEF
- a CDS encoding FMN-binding glutamate synthase family protein, with protein sequence METLLLPFSPRYIILTICAVVTALLIGIGIFDHNIKVWELLLLPIVIFGALTLLGIRDLLQKNHAVLRNYPISAHIRFLLEEIRPEIRQYFFESEKDGMPFSRDTRALVYQRAKMVLDKRPFGTQEDVYRDGYEWMHHSMAPKARAVEQFRVTIGGPDCTKPYSASVFNISAMSFGALSPHAVRALNAGAKKGRFAHDTGEGGVSPYHREHGGDIIWEIGSGYFGCRNRDGSFNPEEFARVASDDQIKMVELKVSQGAKPGHGGVLPAAKVSEEISKIRGVAMGEDCISPATHSAFSTPLEMMAFIGEMRRLSGGKPAGFKLCVGHPWEFLAICKAMLQTGIYPDFIVVDGNEGGTGAAPLEFMDHLGMPMREGVNFVHNALIGINARDRVKIGAAGKIATAFDMARAMAIGADWCNSARGFMFALGCIQSLSCHTDRCPTGVSTQDPLRARALVVPLKIERVYSYHHATLHALSELIAAAGLEHPQQLRPIHFTQRSSTNDTLSFAKLYPSLRPGELIEGTNDPRFRDAWAMARADSFQPVG
- a CDS encoding patatin-like phospholipase family protein; translated protein: MSVRDEIGPAKTAFVFAGGGSFGAIQVGMLHSLAAHGVAADMVVGCSVGALNGAFYAGDPTLDGVQRLAAIWRGLTRHDVFPMSWRTVLSFLWRRDFLIPHDGIRKLIEDHIPYRNLEEAKLPVHIVTTDIVSGDSVVLSEGSTAEAIVASTAIPGAFSPIRYKDHYLADGAISSNTPIQVAVKKGARRLIILPTGHACANQAPPVGAVANALHALTLLIARQLVTELEMLASDIEYFVVPPLCPLVGSPYDFSRTADHIDRAILSTDAWLAQHGLQQGKIPHEMRLHSH